One Nocardia farcinica genomic region harbors:
- a CDS encoding YciI family protein: protein MRYMLLFHYPEETEESLGAEAMASGRQQFAAYAATLEQAGVLVSGQVLQPSDRSTTLRLVDGRLRIQDGPYADTKEQLGGVMIIDVPDFDAALDLARQAPPLGWGCVEIRPGAVHTEDGVWVPS, encoded by the coding sequence ATGCGATACATGCTGTTGTTCCACTACCCCGAGGAGACCGAGGAGTCGCTCGGCGCCGAGGCGATGGCGTCCGGCAGGCAGCAGTTCGCCGCCTATGCCGCGACGCTGGAACAGGCCGGTGTCCTCGTATCCGGCCAGGTGTTGCAGCCCTCCGACCGGTCGACCACACTGCGACTCGTCGACGGGCGGCTGCGCATCCAGGACGGCCCGTACGCCGACACCAAGGAACAGCTCGGCGGGGTGATGATCATCGACGTCCCCGACTTCGACGCCGCCCTGGACCTCGCCCGTCAGGCACCGCCGCTCGGCTGGGGCTGCGTCGAGATCCGTCCGGGCGCGGTGCACACCGAGGACGGGGTCTGGGTGCCGTCGTGA
- a CDS encoding type II toxin-antitoxin system PemK/MazF family toxin has translation MARNWNALGKQLSLIAKEQGPRIAKQHGPKLVEKLVGGLAQRQRRSPGVPVRPAASVPVPTEQRARRIVYSPHLDGRADPGEIVWTWVPYEEDPRNGKDRPVLVVGRDKRTLLGLMLSSNPERAHDRNWLSIGSGSWDHQGRPSWVRLDRVLDVPEAGIRREGAVLARKTFDLVAHRLVVEYNWS, from the coding sequence ATGGCGCGTAATTGGAACGCTCTGGGCAAGCAGTTGAGCCTGATCGCGAAGGAGCAGGGTCCGCGGATCGCCAAACAGCACGGGCCGAAGCTGGTGGAGAAGCTGGTCGGCGGTCTCGCGCAGCGCCAGCGCCGCTCCCCCGGCGTGCCCGTGCGCCCGGCCGCCTCGGTACCGGTGCCGACCGAGCAGCGGGCCCGCCGGATCGTCTACTCACCGCACCTGGACGGGCGGGCCGATCCGGGCGAGATCGTGTGGACCTGGGTGCCCTACGAGGAGGATCCGCGCAACGGTAAGGATCGCCCGGTGCTGGTGGTCGGCCGGGACAAGCGGACCCTGCTCGGGCTGATGCTGTCGTCGAATCCCGAGCGGGCCCACGATCGCAACTGGCTGTCGATCGGTAGCGGTAGCTGGGATCACCAGGGCAGGCCGAGCTGGGTGCGCCTGGACCGCGTGCTCGACGTGCCCGAGGCGGGTATCCGGCGCGAGGGGGCGGTGCTCGCCCGCAAGACCTTCGACCTGGTCGCGCACCGGCTGGTGGTGGAATACAACTGGAGCTGA
- a CDS encoding RNA polymerase sigma factor, translating into MTGADTAAAVAEHTARTSYGRHRAGARDRDLVVLVAVLAAGCGDLTLAEDTLAEAFEQALRTWPRRGVPANPEGWLLTVARNRQRDVWKSAGYRRSVPLDTEDPPVEGVALLDDLDADAIPDRRLALLFVCAHPAVAAEARTPLMLQTVLGFDSSQVARAFAVSPAAMQQRLVRAKRRIRDARIPFVVPGWGALAERLPPVLEAIYGCHALTWREGTRSLAGEARYLAVTLATLLADEPEAWALAALTTLVAARNSPADTVFRPLDAQDPADWDPRLIIEGEDYLRRAERPGSAPGRFQLEAAIHAVHCARLTTGDTDWQALRTLYTALVAVAPTLGSRTAHAAVLGRTDSAEDGLCLLDRLPPERERFQPYHATRADLLARAGRFAEAAAAYDTAATLTDDPAVREFLRARGAAVRGSPRR; encoded by the coding sequence GTGACCGGCGCGGACACCGCCGCGGCGGTGGCCGAGCACACCGCGCGCACGTCCTACGGGCGGCATCGTGCGGGTGCGCGCGACCGCGACCTGGTTGTGCTGGTCGCGGTGCTGGCCGCCGGTTGCGGCGACCTGACGCTCGCCGAGGACACCCTGGCGGAGGCCTTCGAGCAGGCGCTTCGCACCTGGCCCCGCCGGGGTGTGCCGGCCAACCCGGAGGGCTGGTTGCTGACGGTGGCGCGCAACCGTCAGCGCGACGTGTGGAAGTCAGCGGGGTACCGGCGCAGCGTGCCGCTCGACACCGAAGACCCACCCGTCGAGGGCGTCGCGCTGCTCGACGACCTCGACGCCGATGCCATTCCGGACCGGCGGCTGGCGCTGCTGTTCGTGTGCGCCCACCCCGCCGTCGCCGCCGAGGCCCGCACGCCGCTGATGCTGCAGACCGTGCTCGGCTTCGACTCGTCCCAGGTGGCCCGGGCGTTCGCGGTGTCACCGGCGGCGATGCAGCAGCGGCTGGTGCGGGCCAAACGCCGCATCCGCGATGCCCGGATCCCGTTCGTGGTGCCGGGGTGGGGCGCGTTGGCCGAGCGGTTGCCGCCCGTACTGGAGGCGATCTACGGGTGCCACGCCCTGACCTGGCGCGAGGGCACCCGGTCGCTCGCGGGTGAGGCCCGCTACCTCGCGGTCACGCTGGCCACCCTGCTCGCCGACGAACCGGAGGCGTGGGCTCTGGCCGCCCTGACCACCCTGGTCGCGGCGCGGAACAGCCCGGCCGACACCGTCTTCCGGCCGCTCGACGCGCAGGACCCCGCCGACTGGGATCCGCGGCTGATCATCGAGGGCGAGGACTACCTCCGCCGGGCCGAGCGGCCGGGCTCGGCGCCGGGCCGTTTCCAGCTCGAGGCGGCCATCCACGCCGTGCACTGCGCCCGGCTCACCACCGGCGACACCGATTGGCAGGCACTGCGCACCCTCTACACCGCCCTGGTCGCCGTCGCCCCCACTCTCGGCAGCCGCACCGCGCACGCCGCGGTGCTCGGCCGCACCGACTCCGCCGAGGACGGGCTGTGCCTACTCGACCGCCTGCCGCCCGAGCGGGAGCGGTTCCAGCCCTACCACGCCACCCGCGCGGATCTCCTCGCCCGCGCCGGACGGTTCGCCGAAGCCGCCGCCGCGTACGACACGGCGGCCACGCTGACCGACGACCCGGCGGTACGGGAGTTCCTTCGGGCGCGCGGAGCGGCGGTCCGTGGATCGCCGCGGCGCTAA
- a CDS encoding chromosomal replication initiator protein DnaA, which translates to MTRDLPFDDDTEVTEPGGDTAYKVASGVARVARAGAYVTGGALVASHGGGMPTEPGEQRLDSWNAGWAHNSDPDPDVPSPVVTFPDPEPTFEPYTPGTPGGPAPVAQHTPGTPAPGFGITVGAPPAAERSDSSGYGEYPEYHEYWRHSGTDAGYGIDPGYGGGAPEGSAPTDGGGENPFVRPEFGPGADDPSDWWQQPGGFGLPGHGLGQAGPGFGMPGAGGFLPPGSNPLLSKVPVAEETDGATDAASGAVRLGADTSPATPTNPYTGSDVYSGFDGVGEGFGVYLETDAYAQVWAKFDVDLEMGPKGVYLTTDLRVEASAGLTVKAAAGTDVGAQIDNFSQWLDSSRPGGGRLNEQQHGAGQAGGAPGAASPLGAAAPAPVHAPAAPIAPAVAATPIAPVAPVAVAPVGPVAPAPAPRRPPPRPPRRWWPRRCRPRFSPKPPPAPSPTCSAAGAARLR; encoded by the coding sequence ATGACGCGCGACCTGCCTTTCGACGACGACACCGAGGTGACCGAGCCCGGGGGTGACACCGCCTACAAGGTGGCCTCGGGGGTGGCCCGGGTCGCGCGCGCGGGCGCCTACGTCACCGGTGGGGCCCTGGTCGCCTCGCACGGCGGCGGAATGCCCACCGAGCCGGGCGAGCAGCGGCTGGACAGCTGGAACGCCGGATGGGCGCACAACAGCGATCCCGACCCCGACGTGCCGAGCCCGGTGGTCACCTTCCCGGACCCCGAGCCCACGTTCGAGCCCTACACCCCCGGCACGCCCGGCGGTCCGGCGCCGGTCGCCCAGCACACACCCGGTACGCCCGCGCCGGGTTTCGGCATCACCGTGGGCGCGCCACCGGCGGCGGAGCGGTCGGACAGCTCCGGCTACGGCGAGTACCCCGAATACCACGAGTACTGGCGGCATTCCGGCACCGACGCGGGCTACGGCATCGACCCGGGCTACGGCGGCGGCGCCCCGGAGGGGTCGGCACCCACCGACGGCGGCGGCGAAAACCCCTTCGTGCGACCGGAATTCGGCCCCGGCGCCGACGACCCGTCGGACTGGTGGCAGCAGCCCGGCGGATTCGGGCTACCCGGGCACGGACTCGGCCAGGCCGGACCGGGTTTCGGCATGCCGGGCGCCGGCGGATTCCTGCCGCCCGGCTCGAATCCGTTGCTGTCCAAGGTGCCGGTCGCGGAGGAAACCGACGGCGCGACCGATGCCGCCTCGGGTGCGGTGCGGCTCGGTGCCGACACGAGCCCGGCCACCCCGACCAACCCCTACACCGGGTCGGACGTGTACTCCGGTTTCGACGGCGTCGGCGAGGGATTCGGCGTCTACCTCGAGACCGACGCCTACGCCCAGGTGTGGGCGAAGTTCGATGTGGACCTCGAGATGGGCCCCAAGGGCGTCTACCTCACCACCGACCTGCGGGTCGAGGCCTCCGCCGGGCTGACGGTCAAGGCCGCCGCAGGCACCGACGTCGGTGCCCAGATCGACAACTTCTCGCAGTGGCTGGACAGCTCGCGGCCCGGCGGCGGCAGGCTGAACGAACAGCAGCACGGCGCGGGCCAGGCCGGCGGGGCGCCCGGTGCCGCGAGCCCGCTCGGCGCCGCCGCTCCCGCCCCGGTGCACGCGCCCGCGGCGCCGATCGCGCCGGCGGTGGCCGCGACGCCGATCGCGCCGGTCGCCCCCGTCGCGGTCGCTCCGGTCGGCCCCGTCGCCCCGGCGCCCGCCCCGCGGCGCCCGCCGCCGCGGCCGCCGCGCCGG
- the lepA gene encoding translation elongation factor 4: MPASFADTTFTDPSRIRNFCIIAHIDHGKSTLADRMLQLTGVVEERAMRAQYLDRMDIERERGITIKAQNVRLPWRVDDTDYVMHLIDTPGHVDFTYEVSRALEACEGAILLVDAAQGIEAQTLANLYLALDKDLTIIPVLNKIDLPAADPDRYAAELAHIVGCEPSDVLRVSGKTGVGVPELLDEVIRQVPPPVGDADAPARAMIFDSVYDTYRGVVTYVRVVDGKLTPREKIKMMSTGATHELLEIGIVSPEPKPTDGLGVGEVGYLITGVKDVRQSKVGDTVTAARNGAAEPLTGYREPRPMVYSGLYPVDGSDYPDLRDALEKLQLNDAALSYTPETSVALGFGFRCGFLGLLHMEITRERLQREFDLDLISTAPNVVYRVEMEDGTEHVVTNPSYWPEGKVRKVFEPVVKCTIISPSEFIGSIMELCQSRRGELGGMDYLSETRVELRYTLPMAEIIFDFFDSLKSRTRGYASLDYEESGEQESQLVKVDILLQGEAVDAFSAIVHKDAAQAYGHKMTTKLRELIPRQQFEVPIQAAIGSKIIARENIRAIRKDVLAKCYGGDISRKRKLLEKQKEGKKRMKTIGRVDVPQEAFVAALSSDAQADKPKDKK; encoded by the coding sequence GTGCCCGCCAGCTTCGCCGACACGACGTTCACCGATCCGTCGCGGATCAGGAACTTCTGCATCATCGCTCACATCGACCACGGCAAGTCGACGCTGGCCGACCGGATGCTGCAGCTCACCGGTGTGGTCGAGGAGCGGGCGATGCGCGCCCAGTACCTGGACCGGATGGACATCGAGCGCGAACGCGGCATCACGATCAAGGCGCAGAACGTGCGCCTGCCGTGGCGCGTGGACGACACCGACTACGTCATGCACCTCATCGACACGCCGGGCCACGTCGACTTCACCTACGAGGTCTCCCGTGCGCTCGAGGCCTGCGAGGGCGCGATCCTGCTGGTGGACGCCGCCCAGGGCATCGAGGCCCAGACCCTGGCCAACCTGTATCTGGCCCTGGACAAGGACCTCACCATCATCCCGGTGCTGAACAAGATCGATCTGCCCGCGGCCGATCCCGACCGCTATGCCGCCGAGCTCGCCCACATCGTGGGCTGTGAGCCCTCGGACGTGCTGCGGGTCTCGGGCAAGACCGGTGTCGGCGTGCCGGAACTGCTCGACGAGGTGATCCGCCAGGTGCCGCCGCCGGTCGGGGATGCCGACGCACCGGCGCGGGCGATGATCTTCGACTCGGTCTACGACACCTACCGTGGTGTGGTCACCTACGTGCGCGTGGTGGACGGCAAGCTGACCCCGCGCGAGAAGATCAAGATGATGTCGACCGGCGCCACCCACGAGCTGCTCGAGATCGGCATCGTCTCGCCGGAACCCAAGCCCACCGACGGGCTCGGCGTGGGCGAGGTCGGCTACCTGATCACCGGCGTGAAGGACGTGCGCCAGTCCAAGGTCGGCGACACCGTGACCGCCGCGCGCAACGGCGCGGCCGAGCCGCTCACCGGCTACCGCGAGCCGCGGCCGATGGTGTACTCGGGGCTGTACCCGGTGGACGGGTCGGACTACCCGGACCTGCGCGACGCGCTGGAGAAGCTGCAACTCAACGACGCCGCGCTGAGCTACACCCCGGAGACCTCGGTGGCGCTCGGCTTCGGCTTCCGCTGCGGCTTCCTCGGCCTGCTGCACATGGAGATCACCCGGGAGCGGTTGCAGCGCGAGTTCGACCTCGACCTGATCTCCACCGCCCCCAACGTCGTGTACCGGGTGGAGATGGAGGACGGCACCGAGCACGTGGTGACCAACCCGTCGTACTGGCCGGAAGGCAAGGTGCGCAAGGTGTTCGAGCCGGTCGTCAAGTGCACCATCATCTCCCCGAGCGAGTTCATCGGGTCGATCATGGAGCTGTGCCAATCCCGTCGCGGCGAACTCGGCGGCATGGACTACCTGTCGGAGACCCGGGTCGAGCTGCGCTATACGCTGCCGATGGCCGAGATCATCTTCGACTTCTTCGATTCGCTGAAATCGCGTACCCGCGGCTACGCCAGCCTCGACTACGAGGAGTCGGGCGAGCAGGAATCGCAGCTGGTGAAGGTCGACATCCTGTTGCAGGGCGAGGCGGTCGACGCGTTCTCGGCGATCGTGCACAAGGACGCCGCGCAGGCCTACGGCCACAAGATGACCACCAAGCTGCGCGAGCTGATTCCCCGTCAGCAGTTCGAGGTGCCGATCCAGGCGGCCATCGGGTCGAAGATCATCGCCCGCGAGAACATCCGGGCCATCCGCAAGGACGTGCTCGCCAAGTGCTACGGCGGTGACATCAGCCGCAAGCGCAAGCTGCTCGAGAAGCAGAAGGAAGGCAAGAAGCGGATGAAGACCATCGGGCGGGTGGACGTCCCGCAGGAGGCCTTCGTCGCGGCACTGTCCTCGGATGCCCAGGCGGACAAGCCGAAAGACAAGAAATAG
- a CDS encoding ComEA family DNA-binding protein produces the protein MPRHDERERIRRRLGVLTERVGASRAAAIPPGRPAVVAHTGHRSPAPTPHRSGRPVRSRAAAPARWDRDDLPDNDLEPDAEVPVAGAFDEDEARPGLIDTALRRFDTGDARSGDGWIGDGRSGDGRVGDGRIGDGRSGDGRGSVAEAGSALDLGDDTGPPDPDGHGAPARPEVRTSTARASSAARRDAAWGAAQAPADIAADEFAEVDEPEWLREPQAPEPWTRRLVPERFRGARVDPGRRGAVTLVLVGVLAVLVTAFVLTRAQPVTHPVPPLASVRTTTAPPGVPVSGAARTQAAAPGSVPVPETPPATGELVVSVVGLVHHGGLVRLPAGARVADALAAAGGPRDGADLTGLNLAQRVQDGDQILVGAAAPTGDGPRPGSATISAGGAGGAAGATAGAPVPGTAGKIDLNTATEAQLDALPGVGPVTARAILAWRTANGRFTAVDQLAEVDGIGPARLARLRELVTV, from the coding sequence ATGCCACGACACGACGAACGCGAGCGGATCCGGCGGCGGCTGGGGGTGTTGACCGAGCGGGTGGGTGCGAGCCGAGCGGCGGCCATTCCGCCCGGACGTCCCGCGGTGGTCGCGCACACCGGTCATCGATCTCCGGCGCCCACACCACACCGCAGCGGTCGGCCCGTCCGCTCGCGGGCCGCCGCGCCTGCGCGATGGGATCGAGACGACCTGCCGGACAACGACCTCGAGCCTGATGCCGAGGTGCCCGTGGCCGGAGCCTTCGACGAGGACGAGGCGCGGCCGGGCCTCATCGATACCGCGCTACGGCGGTTCGACACCGGCGACGCGCGGAGCGGCGACGGATGGATCGGCGACGGGCGGAGCGGCGACGGACGGGTCGGCGACGGGCGGATCGGCGACGGGCGGAGCGGCGACGGGCGCGGGAGCGTCGCGGAGGCGGGGTCGGCGCTCGACCTCGGCGACGACACCGGCCCGCCGGATCCCGACGGGCACGGCGCTCCGGCGCGCCCCGAGGTTCGCACGTCCACCGCGCGGGCGAGTTCGGCCGCACGGCGCGACGCGGCGTGGGGTGCCGCGCAGGCACCGGCGGACATCGCCGCCGACGAGTTCGCCGAGGTCGACGAACCGGAGTGGCTCCGGGAACCGCAGGCCCCCGAACCGTGGACGCGGCGGCTCGTGCCCGAGCGCTTCCGCGGCGCCCGGGTCGACCCCGGCCGGCGCGGCGCTGTCACCCTGGTTCTCGTCGGGGTGCTGGCGGTCTTGGTCACCGCGTTCGTGCTGACCCGCGCGCAGCCGGTCACCCACCCGGTGCCGCCGCTGGCCTCCGTGCGCACCACCACGGCACCTCCCGGCGTGCCGGTGTCCGGAGCGGCCCGCACGCAGGCGGCCGCGCCGGGCAGCGTGCCGGTGCCCGAAACCCCGCCGGCGACAGGCGAACTCGTCGTCAGCGTGGTCGGGCTGGTACATCATGGTGGTCTGGTCCGGTTGCCCGCGGGCGCACGGGTGGCCGACGCACTCGCGGCGGCGGGCGGGCCGCGCGACGGCGCGGACCTGACCGGTCTCAACCTCGCCCAGCGGGTCCAGGACGGCGACCAGATCCTCGTCGGCGCTGCGGCGCCGACCGGTGACGGTCCCCGGCCCGGCAGCGCCACCATCAGCGCGGGCGGCGCGGGAGGTGCGGCGGGTGCCACCGCGGGAGCTCCGGTACCCGGGACGGCGGGCAAGATCGACCTGAACACGGCCACCGAAGCGCAACTCGACGCACTGCCCGGCGTCGGTCCCGTCACCGCGCGCGCGATCCTCGCCTGGCGCACCGCGAACGGCCGCTTCACCGCCGTCGACCAACTCGCCGAGGTCGACGGCATCGGCCCGGCCCGCCTCGCCCGCCTCCGCGAGCTGGTGACGGTATGA
- a CDS encoding ComEC/Rec2 family competence protein — protein sequence MVLVAALGLAAGFALAAAWREHRAGAHPLRQLGEKAWVEVLVTPEDDPRPVRTGAGAGRSRWVVRAELREFRRGDAVVRGGGAVVVLASGPAWAEVVPGQATAFRARVQAPRSRDLTVAVLIADGPPVPVGALPWWQRAASAVRAGLAGAAGRALPPDAAGLLPALVLGDTSRLPDPVRSHFEVAGLQHLCVVSGANFTIVLTVVLGAARRLGLSPRSAVAVAAAALVMFVVVARPDPSVLRAAAMGVVTLAAVTTGRRKQALPALCAAVIGLLLYRPELAVSAGFALSVLATGALILLAPSWADWLRERGWWQLPAEIVAVSAAAFTVTVPLLVALTGRVSLVAVAANVLVAPVIAPVTIIGAAAAAVAWFWSPLAEVVLHLAIPPLWWLLTVAGRAAAWPGAVLSVPGGAAGGFVAAAVVVAIVAALRYREPRRIVTVVAVAALSTLFLVRLLSPG from the coding sequence ATGGTGTTGGTGGCGGCGCTGGGGCTGGCCGCCGGGTTCGCGCTGGCGGCGGCGTGGCGCGAGCACCGGGCGGGGGCGCATCCGCTGCGGCAGTTGGGGGAGAAGGCGTGGGTGGAGGTGCTGGTGACGCCGGAGGACGATCCCCGGCCGGTGCGGACCGGCGCGGGCGCGGGGCGATCGCGCTGGGTGGTGCGGGCGGAGTTGCGCGAGTTCCGGCGCGGGGATGCCGTGGTGCGCGGCGGCGGGGCGGTGGTGGTGCTGGCGAGTGGTCCGGCGTGGGCGGAGGTGGTGCCGGGACAGGCGACGGCCTTTCGCGCGCGGGTGCAGGCACCGCGGAGCAGAGACCTGACGGTGGCGGTGCTGATCGCGGACGGGCCGCCGGTGCCGGTGGGGGCGTTGCCGTGGTGGCAGCGGGCGGCGAGTGCGGTGCGGGCCGGTCTGGCCGGGGCGGCGGGGCGGGCGCTGCCGCCGGACGCCGCCGGGCTGCTGCCCGCGTTGGTGCTCGGCGACACCTCGCGGCTGCCGGATCCGGTACGGTCGCACTTCGAAGTCGCGGGGCTGCAACACCTCTGCGTGGTCAGCGGGGCGAATTTCACAATCGTGCTCACGGTGGTGCTCGGTGCGGCGCGGCGGCTCGGCCTGAGTCCGCGGTCCGCGGTGGCGGTCGCGGCGGCGGCGTTGGTGATGTTCGTGGTGGTGGCACGGCCGGATCCGAGCGTGCTGCGCGCGGCGGCGATGGGGGTGGTCACGCTGGCGGCGGTGACGACCGGGCGGCGCAAGCAGGCGCTGCCCGCGCTGTGCGCCGCGGTGATCGGGCTGCTGCTGTACCGGCCGGAATTGGCGGTGAGTGCGGGGTTCGCGCTGTCGGTCCTGGCGACCGGCGCGCTGATCCTGCTCGCGCCCAGCTGGGCAGACTGGTTGCGGGAGCGGGGGTGGTGGCAGCTCCCGGCCGAGATCGTCGCCGTCTCGGCGGCCGCGTTCACCGTCACCGTGCCACTCCTGGTGGCATTGACCGGCCGGGTCAGTCTTGTCGCGGTCGCGGCGAACGTGCTGGTGGCTCCGGTGATCGCGCCGGTGACGATCATCGGGGCGGCCGCGGCCGCGGTCGCCTGGTTCTGGTCGCCGCTCGCGGAAGTGGTACTGCACCTGGCGATCCCGCCGTTGTGGTGGCTGCTCACCGTCGCCGGGCGCGCCGCCGCGTGGCCGGGCGCGGTGCTGTCGGTGCCCGGTGGGGCGGCAGGCGGGTTCGTCGCGGCCGCGGTGGTGGTCGCGATCGTCGCGGCGTTGCGGTACCGGGAACCGCGCCGGATCGTGACGGTGGTGGCGGTGGCCGCCCTGTCGACGCTGTTCCTGGTCCGGCTGCTGAGCCCCGGTTAG
- a CDS encoding aquaporin produces MSPTAQEVVEEIAEDRRIPDGKKWAAEALGTFVLVMGGVGTAVLAGERVGALGVALAFGLTLMFLVYSIGPISGCHVNPAVTLGQLILGRVSAVNAVGYVVAQLIGAFLSGLVLFAIAKNLPSYDRRTDGLGANGWGEHSPSAKTGPLGEVVVQNGYGFAAMIIVEVMLTAILIFVVLASTDQISDVPLAGLSIGVTLAVLHLISIPVDNTSVNPARSLGVAFYQEGAAGQVWAFVVFPLIGGVLGALVYGLLFGRRREMVS; encoded by the coding sequence ATGTCTCCCACGGCTCAGGAAGTGGTCGAGGAAATCGCCGAGGACCGGCGGATTCCCGATGGTAAGAAGTGGGCCGCCGAGGCCCTCGGTACGTTCGTGCTGGTGATGGGTGGCGTCGGCACCGCGGTGCTGGCCGGTGAGCGGGTCGGGGCGCTGGGTGTGGCGCTGGCCTTCGGTCTCACGCTGATGTTCCTGGTCTATTCGATCGGCCCGATCTCCGGCTGCCACGTCAACCCGGCGGTCACCCTCGGCCAGTTGATCCTGGGCCGGGTGTCGGCGGTGAATGCCGTCGGCTACGTCGTGGCCCAGCTGATCGGCGCGTTCCTGTCCGGTCTCGTGCTGTTCGCGATCGCCAAGAACCTGCCCAGCTACGACCGCAGGACCGACGGCCTCGGCGCCAACGGCTGGGGCGAGCACAGCCCCTCGGCCAAGACCGGGCCGTTGGGCGAGGTCGTGGTGCAGAACGGCTACGGGTTCGCGGCGATGATCATCGTCGAGGTGATGCTCACCGCGATCCTGATCTTCGTGGTGCTCGCCTCCACCGACCAGATCTCGGATGTGCCGTTGGCCGGCCTGTCCATCGGTGTCACCCTGGCGGTGCTGCACCTGATCTCGATCCCGGTCGACAACACCTCGGTCAATCCGGCCCGCAGCCTGGGCGTCGCGTTCTATCAGGAGGGCGCGGCCGGGCAGGTCTGGGCGTTCGTGGTGTTCCCGCTGATCGGCGGTGTTCTCGGCGCGCTGGTCTACGGTCTGCTGTTCGGCCGCCGCCGCGAGATGGTGAGCTGA
- the holA gene encoding DNA polymerase III subunit delta, whose translation MSERPAAVHLVLGEEELLIERAVAAIVGDVRAVAPDPEAVPVDRLRAGDASTAELAELLSPSLFAEDRVIVLESAAEAGKDAVGVITTAAADPPEGVVLVVLHSGGGRAKAMAPALQKAGAVVHNCAKLTKAAERVEFVRAEFRAAGVRVSGEVVQTVLEAVGSDLRELAAACSQLVADTGGKVDVAAVRRYYSGRAEVTGFEVAELAVAGDRGAAVEALRWAIDRGVPHVLLADALADSVHTIARVGSAGRGDPFKLAQQLGMPPWKVKKAQAQARGWTPATIGSALQVVATLNADVKGGAADSGFALELALGRILDLHG comes from the coding sequence GTGAGCGAACGGCCTGCGGCGGTGCACCTGGTCCTCGGCGAGGAAGAGTTGTTGATCGAGCGCGCGGTCGCCGCGATCGTGGGGGACGTACGCGCGGTCGCACCCGACCCCGAGGCGGTGCCGGTGGACCGGTTGCGGGCCGGTGACGCGAGCACCGCCGAGCTGGCCGAGTTGCTGAGCCCCTCGCTGTTCGCCGAGGACCGGGTGATCGTGCTGGAGTCGGCGGCGGAGGCGGGCAAGGACGCGGTGGGCGTGATCACCACGGCCGCGGCCGACCCGCCCGAGGGCGTGGTGCTGGTGGTGCTGCATTCCGGCGGTGGCCGGGCCAAGGCGATGGCGCCCGCGCTGCAGAAGGCCGGGGCGGTGGTGCACAACTGCGCCAAGCTCACCAAGGCCGCCGAGCGGGTGGAGTTCGTGCGTGCCGAGTTCCGGGCCGCCGGGGTGCGGGTCTCCGGCGAGGTCGTGCAGACCGTGCTCGAGGCGGTGGGCTCCGACCTGCGTGAACTGGCCGCGGCCTGTTCCCAGCTGGTGGCCGACACCGGCGGCAAGGTCGACGTGGCGGCGGTGCGCCGCTACTACTCGGGCCGGGCGGAGGTGACCGGTTTCGAGGTCGCCGAGCTGGCGGTGGCCGGTGACCGCGGTGCGGCGGTGGAGGCGTTGCGCTGGGCGATCGATCGCGGTGTGCCGCATGTGCTGTTGGCCGACGCGCTGGCGGACTCGGTGCACACCATCGCCCGGGTCGGTTCGGCGGGCCGCGGCGATCCGTTCAAGCTCGCCCAGCAGCTCGGCATGCCGCCGTGGAAGGTGAAGAAGGCGCAGGCCCAGGCCAGGGGCTGGACACCGGCCACCATCGGCTCCGCGCTCCAGGTGGTGGCGACGCTGAACGCCGACGTCAAGGGTGGTGCGGCCGACTCGGGCTTCGCGCTCGAACTCGCGCTCGGCCGGATCCTGGACCTGCACGGCTGA
- the rpsT gene encoding 30S ribosomal protein S20, translated as MANIKSQMKRIRTNEAARKRNQSVKSALRTAIRSFREAAEAGDKDKAAERLQFASRKLDKAASKGVIHPNQAANKKSALALAFNKL; from the coding sequence GTGGCCAACATCAAGTCCCAGATGAAGCGGATCCGCACCAACGAGGCGGCGCGCAAGCGCAACCAGTCGGTCAAGTCCGCGCTGCGCACCGCGATCCGCAGCTTCCGGGAAGCGGCCGAGGCGGGCGACAAGGACAAGGCCGCCGAGCGCCTGCAGTTCGCCAGCCGCAAGCTGGACAAGGCCGCCTCGAAGGGTGTCATCCACCCGAACCAGGCCGCCAACAAGAAGTCCGCGCTCGCGCTGGCCTTCAACAAGCTCTGA